Proteins co-encoded in one Lates calcarifer isolate ASB-BC8 unplaced genomic scaffold, TLL_Latcal_v3 _unitig_5233_quiver_2906, whole genome shotgun sequence genomic window:
- the LOC108873946 gene encoding free fatty acid receptor 2-like → MEAMVCEAILSVYIISFLIGLPANLVALYAFSVKIHSKPLPTDILLLNLTLSDLLFLIVLPFKMHEAVSGMKWTLHHFLCTITTVTFFSTIYTSSLLLMAVSVVRYIGVAFPVAFHQLCRPVYAVVISAVVWLISAAHCSIVLIIQHHPTLAKNNSSVCYENFTEDQLNILLSVRLEFFLVLCLIPLVVSVYCYLRCILILFSQPMISRKQKQKAIGMASGTLAVFLICVVPYNVSHVVGFFQGESPTWRYYALLLSAFNTCIDPIIFYFSSSKFHCTGEKSIFRKCGITVTERHGTHSS, encoded by the coding sequence ATGGAGGCAATGGTGTGTGAGGCCATCCTTTCAGTTTACATCATTTCCTTCCTGATTGGCCTGCCAGCCAACCTGGTCGCTCTCTACGCCTTCAGTGTCAAGATCCACTCCAAGCCTCTTCCAACAGACATCCTGCTGCTCAACCTGACGCTGTCTGACCTGCTCTTCCTGATCGTCCTTCCCTTCAAGATGCACGAGGCAGTGTCGGGCATGAAGTGGACTCTGCACCACTTCCTGTGCACCATCAccactgtcacatttttctccacCATCTACACCAGCTCCTTGTTGCTGATGGCTGTCAGCGTGGTTCGGTACATCGGAGTGGCTTTCCCTGTCGCCTTTCATCAGCTGTGTAGACCTGTGTACGCAGTGGTGATCAGTGCTGTTGTCTGGCTGATCTCAGCAGCACACTGCAGCATTGTTTTGATCATCCAGCACCACCCGACGCTAGCTAAAAACAACTCCAGTGTTTGTTATGAGAACTTCACAGAGGACCAGCTGaacatcctcctctcagtcCGTCTGGAGTTCTTCTTGGTGCTCTGCCTTATACCTCTTGTAGTTTCTGTTTACTGCTACCTGCGCTGCATCCTGATCCTGTTCAGCCAGCCGATGATATCCcggaagcagaagcagaaagcCATCGGCATGGCCTCAGGAACTCTGGCTGTGTTTCTCATCTGTGTGGTGCCGTACAACGTCTCTCATGTAGTGGGTTTCTTCCAGGGTGAGAGCCCAACATGGAGGTACTACGCCTTGCTGCTCAGCGCCTTCAACACCTGCATTGATCCCATCATCTTCTACTTTTCCTCGTCCAAGTTTCACTGCACTGGAGAAAAGTCCATTTTCAGGAAGTGTGGAATCACTGTTACAGAAAGGCACGGCACACACTCCAGCTaa